A region of Lycium barbarum isolate Lr01 chromosome 3, ASM1917538v2, whole genome shotgun sequence DNA encodes the following proteins:
- the LOC132633600 gene encoding pumilio homolog 5 isoform X3, with protein MATESPMRIIEDSRTEKWVSSKDAVSFVSSMNEVAADELGLLLKGHKIHGNNRNNVPNRSGSAPPSMESSFSAFGNFVYDQSSGQKLSMASFDSAMQNWQSEEQMRADPSYFAYYNSNVNLNPRLPPPIISRENRHLAHHFADLGDSCQLNSSDNSGDGSLHVTRSSLSTHAEEPEDENLPQSTSDDMAQSRASGLHMASFAGQHKSLVDLIQEDFPRTPSPVYSQSRPSGHVAVEEPTDSDIQSLTLDGLCVDISNKQGVDACADVSGDHDTAGSDQSLDITLEKESCVDSLGRSHSPQKNEKPANNAHMVNELLVSDEIASGTSKNVPASEGSKNKDEQYFHSRNRVEQQQQQQYHSQRSTTYQVNGPQVQVNTLGTNALPNSLAKGYGHRSFSSAEVQAAPQGSGLTPPLYATAAAYMASGNPYYSNLSPSGGYAPQYNIGGYALGSPSLPPFLAGYPSHSALSMHINAGSGRSISGQSFTPRENIPQVGDLQHLTKFYGHHGLMVHPSIPDPFHMQYLHHPVDDSHTASGQYMRFPSPGLVGLEIDSYASQKEPNLPSYMAEQNFHRPPIGSLNLPSPGRMIIPGNNYFGSPSGLGFAQQFPVSPLGSPVLPGSPVGRRNEVNSAPGSVRNNGLYSGWSAQRGSGSLNDSKRHSFLEELKQSNARRIDLSDIAGRVVEFSVDQHGSRFIQQKLENCSVEEKASVFKEILPHASKLITDVFGNYVIQKFFEHGSHEQREMLACQLTGQMLPLSLQMYGCRVIQKALEVINLDQKTELVHELNGHVMRCVRDQNGNHVIQKCIECIPTEKISFIISSFQGQVAILSTHPYGCRVIQRVLEHCSENSQSQCIVHEILESAYALAQDQYGNYVTQHVLERGRPHERSRIIGKLTGNVVQLSQHKYASNVVEKCLEHGDSTERELLIEEIVAESEGNDSLLTMMKDQFANYVVQKILEISNDKHREILLRRIRVHLHALKKYTYGKHIVARFEQLSEQLSDEGV; from the exons ATGGCAACTGAGAGCCCTATGAGAATAATCGAAGACAGTAGAACAGAAAAGTGGGTTTCTTCAAAGGACGCGGTCTCCTTTGTGTCCTCTATGAATGAAGTGGCAGCTGATGAACTGGGATTGCTTCTTAAAGGTCATAAAATTCATGGGAATAATAGAAATAACGTTCCGAATCGTAGTGGTAGTGCGCCTCCAAGTATGGAGAGCTCATTTTCAGCCTTTGGGAACTTTGTCTATGATCAAAGCTCTGGCCAGAAGTTGAGTATGGCAAGCTTTGACAGTGCCATGCAGAACTGGCAGTCTGAAGAGCAGATGCGTGCAGATCCCTCCTATTTTGCATACTACAACTCTAATGTCAACTTGAATCCTAGGCTTCCTCCTCCTATTATTTCAAGGGAGAACAGGCACCTGGCACACCATTTTGCAGATCTGGGTGATAGCTGCCAGTTAAATTCTTCTGACAATAGTGGGGATGGATCCTTGCATGTGACTAGAAGTTCTCTCTCAACTCATGCTGAGGAGCCTGAGGATGAAAATTTACCACAAAGTACTTCAGACGATATGGCCCAAAGTCGTGCTTCAGGACTGCACATGGCCTCCTTTGCAGGTCAACATAAAAGTTTGGTTGACCTAATCCAG GAGGACTTCCCTCGCACTCCATCACCAGTTTACAGTCAATCTCGGCCCTCTGGTCATGTTGCTGTGGAGGAGCCAACTGATTCTGATATTCAATCTCTTACACTGGACGGTCTCTGCGTTGATATTTCAAATAAACAAGGTGTAGACGCTTGTGCGGATGTCTCAGGTGACCATGATACAGCTGGCTCAGATCAGTCTTTGGACATTACACTTGAAAAAGAATCTTGTGTTGACAGTCTTGGGAGGTCTCATTCCCCTCAGAAGAATGAAAAACCAGCTAATAATGCACATATGGTGAATGAGCTCTTAGTCAGTGATGAGATAGCATCAGGTACTTCAAAGAACGTTCCAGCTTCAGAGGGTAGTAAGAACAAGGATGAACAATATTTTCACAGCAGGAACAGAGTAGAAcagcaacagcagcagcagtATCACTCCCAGCGAAGCACGACTTACCAAGTTAATGGCCCACAAGTTCAAGTAAATACTCTTGGGACTAATGCACTACCGAATAGCCTAGCAAAAGGTTATGGTCATAGGTCATTCTCCTCAGCTGAGGTACAAGCAGCTCCTCAAGGTTCTGGCCTCACACCTCCTCTTTATGCAACTGCTGCAGCCTATATGGCTTCCGGTAACCCGTACTATTCTAACTTGAGTCCATCTGGTGGATATGCCCCTCAATACAATATAGGGGGATATGCTTTGGGTTCGCCTTCTCTTCCTCCATTTTTAGCTGGATATCCATCTCATTCTGCTCTATCTATGCATATTAATGCTGGTTCTGGACGAAGCATCAGCGGTCAAAGTTTTACACCAAGGGAAAACATTCCACAAGTGGGTGATCTGCAGCATTTAACCAAGTTTTATGGGCATCATGGATTAATGGTGCATCCTTCTATCCCGGATCCTTTTCATATGCAGTACTTGCATCATCCTGTTGATGATTCACACACTGCTTCTGGTCAGTATATGCGGTTTCCATCACCAGGCCTGGTTGGCCTTGAAATTGATTCTTATGCTTCGCAGAAAGAGCCAAATCTCCCTTCCTATATGGCTGAGCAGAATTTTCATCGTCCACCAATTGGAAGTCTGAACTTACCAAGTCCTGGAAGAATGATAATTCCGGGTAATAATTATTTTGGAAGTCCATCGGGCCTGGGATTCGCGCAACAGTTTCCAGTGTCGCCTCTTGGTAGTCCTGTACTTCCAGGATCCCCTGTGGGAAGAAGGAATGAAGTTAATTCTGCCCCTGGTTCAGTTAGAAATAATGGATTGTATTCTGGATGGTCTGCGCAAAGGGGTTCTGGTAGCTTGAATGACTCTAAAAGACATTCATTTCTCGAAGAACTGAAACAAAGCAATGCTCGAAGAATTGACCTCTCTGATATTGCAGGTCGTGTGGTTGAATTCAG TGTTGATCAGCATGGGAGTCGGTTTATACAGCAGAAATTGGAAAATTGTAGTGTTGAAGAGAAAGCGTCTGTTTTTAAAGAAATTCTTCCACATGCTTCAAAACTAATAACGGATGTTTTTGGGAACTATGTCATTCAAAAG TTCTTTGAGCATGGAAGTCATGAGCAAAGAGAGATGTTGGCATGTCAATTAACAGGACAGATGCTGCCTTTAAGTTTGCAAATGTATGGCTGTCGTGTTATTCAAAAG GCCCTGGAAGTTATCAATCTTGATCAGAAAACAGAACTTGTCCATGAACTCAATGGGCATGTAATGAGGTGTGTACGAGATCAAAACGGGAACCATGTAATCCAAAAATGTATTGAGTGCATACCTACTGAAAAAATTAGCTTTATTATCTCCTCATTCCAAGGCCAAGTAGCTATATTGTCTACTCATCCTTATGGTTGCCGTGTAATCCAG AGAGTATTGGAACATTGTTCAGAAAACTCTCAAAGTCAGTGTATAGTGCATGAAATTTTGGAATCTGCTTATGCTCTTGCTCAAGATCAGTATGGGAACTATGTCACCCAG CATGTTCTGGAGAGGGGAAGACCCCATGAAAGAAGTCGAATTATTGGAAAGTTGACTGGAAATGTTGTGCAATTAAGCCAACACAAATATGCCTCAAATGTTGTTGAGAAGTGTCTGGAACATGGTGATTCTACTGAGAGAGAGCTTTTGATTGAGGAGATTGTTGCAGAGTCAGAGGGGAATGACAGTTTACTG ACGATGATGAAGGACCAATTTGCGAATTATGTGGTCCAGAAGATTCTCGAGATTAGCAACGATAAGCATCGGGAAATTCTGCTAAGGCGAATCAGAGTTCATCTTCATGCGTTGAAGAAATACACTTACGGAAAACACATAGTGGCTCGATTTGAACAGCTCTCCGAGCAGCTGTCTGATGAAGGTGTGTAG
- the LOC132633600 gene encoding pumilio homolog 5 isoform X2 — protein MATESPMRIIEDSRTEKWVSSKDAVSFVSSMNEVAADELGLLLKGHKIHGNNRNNVPNRSGSAPPSMESSFSAFGNFVYDQSSGQKLSMASFDSAMQNWQSEEQMRADPSYFAYYNSNVNLNPRLPPPIISRENRHLAHHFADLGDSCQLNSSDNSGDGSLHVTRSSLSTHAEEPEDENLPQSTSDDMAQSRASGLHMASFAGQHKSLVDLIQEDFPRTPSPVYSQSRPSGHVAVEEPTDSDIQSLTLDGLCVDISNKQGVDACADVSGDHDTAGSDQSLDITLEKESCVDSLGRSHSPQKNEKPANNAHMVNELLVSDEIASGTSKNVPASEGSKNKDEQYFHSRNRVEQQQQQQYHSQRSTTYQVNGPQVQVNTLGTNALPNSLAKGYGHRSFSSAEVQAAPQGSGLTPPLYATAAAYMASGNPYYSNLSPSGGYAPQYNIGGYALGSPSLPPFLAGYPSHSALSMHINAGSGRSISGQSFTPRENIPQVGDLQHLTKFYGHHGLMVHPSIPDPFHMQYLHHPVDDSHTASGQYMRFPSPGLVGLEIDSYASQKEPNLPSYMAEQNFHRPPIGSLNLPSPGRMIIPGNNYFGSPSGLGFAQQFPVSPLGSPVLPGSPVGRRNEVNSAPGSVRNNGLYSGWSAQRGSGSLNDSKRHSFLEELKQSNARRIDLSDIAGRVVEFSVDQHGSRFIQQKLENCSVEEKASVFKEILPHASKLITDVFGNYVIQKFFEHGSHEQREMLACQLTGQMLPLSLQMYGCRVIQKALEVINLDQKTELVHELNGHVMRCVRDQNGNHVIQKCIECIPTEKISFIISSFQGQVAILSTHPYGCRVIQRVLEHCSENSQSQCIVHEILESAYALAQDQYGNYVTQHVLERGRPHERSRIIGKLTGNVVQLSQHKYASNVVEKCLEHGDSTERELLIEEIVAESEGNDSLLTMMKDQFANYVVQKILEISNDKHREILLRRIRVHLHALKKYTYGKHIVARFEQLSEQLSDEDIGTCEP, from the exons ATGGCAACTGAGAGCCCTATGAGAATAATCGAAGACAGTAGAACAGAAAAGTGGGTTTCTTCAAAGGACGCGGTCTCCTTTGTGTCCTCTATGAATGAAGTGGCAGCTGATGAACTGGGATTGCTTCTTAAAGGTCATAAAATTCATGGGAATAATAGAAATAACGTTCCGAATCGTAGTGGTAGTGCGCCTCCAAGTATGGAGAGCTCATTTTCAGCCTTTGGGAACTTTGTCTATGATCAAAGCTCTGGCCAGAAGTTGAGTATGGCAAGCTTTGACAGTGCCATGCAGAACTGGCAGTCTGAAGAGCAGATGCGTGCAGATCCCTCCTATTTTGCATACTACAACTCTAATGTCAACTTGAATCCTAGGCTTCCTCCTCCTATTATTTCAAGGGAGAACAGGCACCTGGCACACCATTTTGCAGATCTGGGTGATAGCTGCCAGTTAAATTCTTCTGACAATAGTGGGGATGGATCCTTGCATGTGACTAGAAGTTCTCTCTCAACTCATGCTGAGGAGCCTGAGGATGAAAATTTACCACAAAGTACTTCAGACGATATGGCCCAAAGTCGTGCTTCAGGACTGCACATGGCCTCCTTTGCAGGTCAACATAAAAGTTTGGTTGACCTAATCCAG GAGGACTTCCCTCGCACTCCATCACCAGTTTACAGTCAATCTCGGCCCTCTGGTCATGTTGCTGTGGAGGAGCCAACTGATTCTGATATTCAATCTCTTACACTGGACGGTCTCTGCGTTGATATTTCAAATAAACAAGGTGTAGACGCTTGTGCGGATGTCTCAGGTGACCATGATACAGCTGGCTCAGATCAGTCTTTGGACATTACACTTGAAAAAGAATCTTGTGTTGACAGTCTTGGGAGGTCTCATTCCCCTCAGAAGAATGAAAAACCAGCTAATAATGCACATATGGTGAATGAGCTCTTAGTCAGTGATGAGATAGCATCAGGTACTTCAAAGAACGTTCCAGCTTCAGAGGGTAGTAAGAACAAGGATGAACAATATTTTCACAGCAGGAACAGAGTAGAAcagcaacagcagcagcagtATCACTCCCAGCGAAGCACGACTTACCAAGTTAATGGCCCACAAGTTCAAGTAAATACTCTTGGGACTAATGCACTACCGAATAGCCTAGCAAAAGGTTATGGTCATAGGTCATTCTCCTCAGCTGAGGTACAAGCAGCTCCTCAAGGTTCTGGCCTCACACCTCCTCTTTATGCAACTGCTGCAGCCTATATGGCTTCCGGTAACCCGTACTATTCTAACTTGAGTCCATCTGGTGGATATGCCCCTCAATACAATATAGGGGGATATGCTTTGGGTTCGCCTTCTCTTCCTCCATTTTTAGCTGGATATCCATCTCATTCTGCTCTATCTATGCATATTAATGCTGGTTCTGGACGAAGCATCAGCGGTCAAAGTTTTACACCAAGGGAAAACATTCCACAAGTGGGTGATCTGCAGCATTTAACCAAGTTTTATGGGCATCATGGATTAATGGTGCATCCTTCTATCCCGGATCCTTTTCATATGCAGTACTTGCATCATCCTGTTGATGATTCACACACTGCTTCTGGTCAGTATATGCGGTTTCCATCACCAGGCCTGGTTGGCCTTGAAATTGATTCTTATGCTTCGCAGAAAGAGCCAAATCTCCCTTCCTATATGGCTGAGCAGAATTTTCATCGTCCACCAATTGGAAGTCTGAACTTACCAAGTCCTGGAAGAATGATAATTCCGGGTAATAATTATTTTGGAAGTCCATCGGGCCTGGGATTCGCGCAACAGTTTCCAGTGTCGCCTCTTGGTAGTCCTGTACTTCCAGGATCCCCTGTGGGAAGAAGGAATGAAGTTAATTCTGCCCCTGGTTCAGTTAGAAATAATGGATTGTATTCTGGATGGTCTGCGCAAAGGGGTTCTGGTAGCTTGAATGACTCTAAAAGACATTCATTTCTCGAAGAACTGAAACAAAGCAATGCTCGAAGAATTGACCTCTCTGATATTGCAGGTCGTGTGGTTGAATTCAG TGTTGATCAGCATGGGAGTCGGTTTATACAGCAGAAATTGGAAAATTGTAGTGTTGAAGAGAAAGCGTCTGTTTTTAAAGAAATTCTTCCACATGCTTCAAAACTAATAACGGATGTTTTTGGGAACTATGTCATTCAAAAG TTCTTTGAGCATGGAAGTCATGAGCAAAGAGAGATGTTGGCATGTCAATTAACAGGACAGATGCTGCCTTTAAGTTTGCAAATGTATGGCTGTCGTGTTATTCAAAAG GCCCTGGAAGTTATCAATCTTGATCAGAAAACAGAACTTGTCCATGAACTCAATGGGCATGTAATGAGGTGTGTACGAGATCAAAACGGGAACCATGTAATCCAAAAATGTATTGAGTGCATACCTACTGAAAAAATTAGCTTTATTATCTCCTCATTCCAAGGCCAAGTAGCTATATTGTCTACTCATCCTTATGGTTGCCGTGTAATCCAG AGAGTATTGGAACATTGTTCAGAAAACTCTCAAAGTCAGTGTATAGTGCATGAAATTTTGGAATCTGCTTATGCTCTTGCTCAAGATCAGTATGGGAACTATGTCACCCAG CATGTTCTGGAGAGGGGAAGACCCCATGAAAGAAGTCGAATTATTGGAAAGTTGACTGGAAATGTTGTGCAATTAAGCCAACACAAATATGCCTCAAATGTTGTTGAGAAGTGTCTGGAACATGGTGATTCTACTGAGAGAGAGCTTTTGATTGAGGAGATTGTTGCAGAGTCAGAGGGGAATGACAGTTTACTG ACGATGATGAAGGACCAATTTGCGAATTATGTGGTCCAGAAGATTCTCGAGATTAGCAACGATAAGCATCGGGAAATTCTGCTAAGGCGAATCAGAGTTCATCTTCATGCGTTGAAGAAATACACTTACGGAAAACACATAGTGGCTCGATTTGAACAGCTCTCCGAGCAGCTGTCTGATGAAG ATATTGGAACCTGTGAACCCTAG
- the LOC132633600 gene encoding pumilio homolog 5 isoform X1, whose amino-acid sequence MATESPMRIIEDSRTEKWVSSKDAVSFVSSMNEVAADELGLLLKGHKIHGNNRNNVPNRSGSAPPSMESSFSAFGNFVYDQSSGQKLSMASFDSAMQNWQSEEQMRADPSYFAYYNSNVNLNPRLPPPIISRENRHLAHHFADLGDSCQLNSSDNSGDGSLHVTRSSLSTHAEEPEDENLPQSTSDDMAQSRASGLHMASFAGQHKSLVDLIQEDFPRTPSPVYSQSRPSGHVAVEEPTDSDIQSLTLDGLCVDISNKQGVDACADVSGDHDTAGSDQSLDITLEKESCVDSLGRSHSPQKNEKPANNAHMVNELLVSDEIASGTSKNVPASEGSKNKDEQYFHSRNRVEQQQQQQYHSQRSTTYQVNGPQVQVNTLGTNALPNSLAKGYGHRSFSSAEVQAAPQGSGLTPPLYATAAAYMASGNPYYSNLSPSGGYAPQYNIGGYALGSPSLPPFLAGYPSHSALSMHINAGSGRSISGQSFTPRENIPQVGDLQHLTKFYGHHGLMVHPSIPDPFHMQYLHHPVDDSHTASGQYMRFPSPGLVGLEIDSYASQKEPNLPSYMAEQNFHRPPIGSLNLPSPGRMIIPGNNYFGSPSGLGFAQQFPVSPLGSPVLPGSPVGRRNEVNSAPGSVRNNGLYSGWSAQRGSGSLNDSKRHSFLEELKQSNARRIDLSDIAGRVVEFSVDQHGSRFIQQKLENCSVEEKASVFKEILPHASKLITDVFGNYVIQKFFEHGSHEQREMLACQLTGQMLPLSLQMYGCRVIQKALEVINLDQKTELVHELNGHVMRCVRDQNGNHVIQKCIECIPTEKISFIISSFQGQVAILSTHPYGCRVIQRVLEHCSENSQSQCIVHEILESAYALAQDQYGNYVTQHVLERGRPHERSRIIGKLTGNVVQLSQHKYASNVVEKCLEHGDSTERELLIEEIVAESEGNDSLLTMMKDQFANYVVQKILEISNDKHREILLRRIRVHLHALKKYTYGKHIVARFEQLSEQLSDEGDFSALIYPYMLAHSTICHADIGTCEP is encoded by the exons ATGGCAACTGAGAGCCCTATGAGAATAATCGAAGACAGTAGAACAGAAAAGTGGGTTTCTTCAAAGGACGCGGTCTCCTTTGTGTCCTCTATGAATGAAGTGGCAGCTGATGAACTGGGATTGCTTCTTAAAGGTCATAAAATTCATGGGAATAATAGAAATAACGTTCCGAATCGTAGTGGTAGTGCGCCTCCAAGTATGGAGAGCTCATTTTCAGCCTTTGGGAACTTTGTCTATGATCAAAGCTCTGGCCAGAAGTTGAGTATGGCAAGCTTTGACAGTGCCATGCAGAACTGGCAGTCTGAAGAGCAGATGCGTGCAGATCCCTCCTATTTTGCATACTACAACTCTAATGTCAACTTGAATCCTAGGCTTCCTCCTCCTATTATTTCAAGGGAGAACAGGCACCTGGCACACCATTTTGCAGATCTGGGTGATAGCTGCCAGTTAAATTCTTCTGACAATAGTGGGGATGGATCCTTGCATGTGACTAGAAGTTCTCTCTCAACTCATGCTGAGGAGCCTGAGGATGAAAATTTACCACAAAGTACTTCAGACGATATGGCCCAAAGTCGTGCTTCAGGACTGCACATGGCCTCCTTTGCAGGTCAACATAAAAGTTTGGTTGACCTAATCCAG GAGGACTTCCCTCGCACTCCATCACCAGTTTACAGTCAATCTCGGCCCTCTGGTCATGTTGCTGTGGAGGAGCCAACTGATTCTGATATTCAATCTCTTACACTGGACGGTCTCTGCGTTGATATTTCAAATAAACAAGGTGTAGACGCTTGTGCGGATGTCTCAGGTGACCATGATACAGCTGGCTCAGATCAGTCTTTGGACATTACACTTGAAAAAGAATCTTGTGTTGACAGTCTTGGGAGGTCTCATTCCCCTCAGAAGAATGAAAAACCAGCTAATAATGCACATATGGTGAATGAGCTCTTAGTCAGTGATGAGATAGCATCAGGTACTTCAAAGAACGTTCCAGCTTCAGAGGGTAGTAAGAACAAGGATGAACAATATTTTCACAGCAGGAACAGAGTAGAAcagcaacagcagcagcagtATCACTCCCAGCGAAGCACGACTTACCAAGTTAATGGCCCACAAGTTCAAGTAAATACTCTTGGGACTAATGCACTACCGAATAGCCTAGCAAAAGGTTATGGTCATAGGTCATTCTCCTCAGCTGAGGTACAAGCAGCTCCTCAAGGTTCTGGCCTCACACCTCCTCTTTATGCAACTGCTGCAGCCTATATGGCTTCCGGTAACCCGTACTATTCTAACTTGAGTCCATCTGGTGGATATGCCCCTCAATACAATATAGGGGGATATGCTTTGGGTTCGCCTTCTCTTCCTCCATTTTTAGCTGGATATCCATCTCATTCTGCTCTATCTATGCATATTAATGCTGGTTCTGGACGAAGCATCAGCGGTCAAAGTTTTACACCAAGGGAAAACATTCCACAAGTGGGTGATCTGCAGCATTTAACCAAGTTTTATGGGCATCATGGATTAATGGTGCATCCTTCTATCCCGGATCCTTTTCATATGCAGTACTTGCATCATCCTGTTGATGATTCACACACTGCTTCTGGTCAGTATATGCGGTTTCCATCACCAGGCCTGGTTGGCCTTGAAATTGATTCTTATGCTTCGCAGAAAGAGCCAAATCTCCCTTCCTATATGGCTGAGCAGAATTTTCATCGTCCACCAATTGGAAGTCTGAACTTACCAAGTCCTGGAAGAATGATAATTCCGGGTAATAATTATTTTGGAAGTCCATCGGGCCTGGGATTCGCGCAACAGTTTCCAGTGTCGCCTCTTGGTAGTCCTGTACTTCCAGGATCCCCTGTGGGAAGAAGGAATGAAGTTAATTCTGCCCCTGGTTCAGTTAGAAATAATGGATTGTATTCTGGATGGTCTGCGCAAAGGGGTTCTGGTAGCTTGAATGACTCTAAAAGACATTCATTTCTCGAAGAACTGAAACAAAGCAATGCTCGAAGAATTGACCTCTCTGATATTGCAGGTCGTGTGGTTGAATTCAG TGTTGATCAGCATGGGAGTCGGTTTATACAGCAGAAATTGGAAAATTGTAGTGTTGAAGAGAAAGCGTCTGTTTTTAAAGAAATTCTTCCACATGCTTCAAAACTAATAACGGATGTTTTTGGGAACTATGTCATTCAAAAG TTCTTTGAGCATGGAAGTCATGAGCAAAGAGAGATGTTGGCATGTCAATTAACAGGACAGATGCTGCCTTTAAGTTTGCAAATGTATGGCTGTCGTGTTATTCAAAAG GCCCTGGAAGTTATCAATCTTGATCAGAAAACAGAACTTGTCCATGAACTCAATGGGCATGTAATGAGGTGTGTACGAGATCAAAACGGGAACCATGTAATCCAAAAATGTATTGAGTGCATACCTACTGAAAAAATTAGCTTTATTATCTCCTCATTCCAAGGCCAAGTAGCTATATTGTCTACTCATCCTTATGGTTGCCGTGTAATCCAG AGAGTATTGGAACATTGTTCAGAAAACTCTCAAAGTCAGTGTATAGTGCATGAAATTTTGGAATCTGCTTATGCTCTTGCTCAAGATCAGTATGGGAACTATGTCACCCAG CATGTTCTGGAGAGGGGAAGACCCCATGAAAGAAGTCGAATTATTGGAAAGTTGACTGGAAATGTTGTGCAATTAAGCCAACACAAATATGCCTCAAATGTTGTTGAGAAGTGTCTGGAACATGGTGATTCTACTGAGAGAGAGCTTTTGATTGAGGAGATTGTTGCAGAGTCAGAGGGGAATGACAGTTTACTG ACGATGATGAAGGACCAATTTGCGAATTATGTGGTCCAGAAGATTCTCGAGATTAGCAACGATAAGCATCGGGAAATTCTGCTAAGGCGAATCAGAGTTCATCTTCATGCGTTGAAGAAATACACTTACGGAAAACACATAGTGGCTCGATTTGAACAGCTCTCCGAGCAGCTGTCTGATGAAG GGGATTTTAGTGCTTTGATCTATCCATACATGCTTGCACATTCTACCATTTGTCATGCAGATATTGGAACCTGTGAACCCTAG
- the LOC132633599 gene encoding uncharacterized protein LOC132633599, translating to MSNQGKHVPPDCAFGKLPDHVLVEIFIRVPTSDWGHLSCVKKHWAHLFRQDLLWNAALLRTFPLAPRDNRWPGPIPQGSAKRRYTALYISKQIFSLGEKLDDEIVGHVYLFLKEQLEISKMPPLSGVLHGTIIDQFIACGKSRDIAHELASIIWLAVIDNMEENEQTFNLLKRLASEGDVILPFPYSRSYKVQWRVFERLFTDFRDCLNHVEYCDLLACAKQKFQPVPSTWLGY from the exons ATGTCAAACCAAGGGAAGCACGTCCCTCCTGATTGTGCTTTTGGGAAGCTTCCAGATCATGTGCTTGTTGAAATTTTCATTCGCGTCCCTACCTCTGACTGGGGACATTTATCTTGTGTTAAGAAGCACTGGGCTCATCTCTTTCGCCAAGACTTGTTGTGGAATGCTGCTCTTCTCAGGACTTTTCCTCTCGCTCCCCGCGATAACAGATGGCCAGGCCCTATTCCTCAAGGCTCGGCCAAAAG GAGATATACTGCATTATATATCAGCAAACAGATCTTTTCACTGGGTGAAAAATTGGACGACGAGATTGTTGGTCACGTTTATTTATTTCTCAAAGAGCAGCTTGAAATTTCAAAAATGCCCCCTTTGTCTGGAGTACTTCATGGAACCATCATAG ATCAGTTTATTGCCTGTGGTAAGTCAAGGGACATAGCTCATGAGCTTGCTTCAATAATCTGGCTGGCTGTGATTGACAACATGGAGGAGAATGAACAAACATTTAATTTACTAAAGCGTCTTGCATCAGAAGGGGAT GTGATCTTGCCTTTCCCGTATTCAAGGTCTTATAAAGTCCAATGGAGAGTGTTTGAAAGGCTTTTTACAGACTTCCGCGACTGCTTGAATCATGTGGAGTATTGTGATCTTTTGGCATGCGCCAAGCAAAAGTTCCAACCTGTACCGTCCACTTGGTTGGGCTACTAG